The following is a genomic window from Nicotiana tabacum cultivar K326 chromosome 3, ASM71507v2, whole genome shotgun sequence.
aaaactcccttatataccttcgggtgtgtaaaaagaaggtgtgacatgCATCGATTGTAAGTTCTCAAACAAAGAAATGCCCCGTCAAAATCTATGCCCGTCAAAATCTATGTACCCGCTAATTCAAGATTGGTTCCTTCAAAGGGTGCAAAGCAGCCTGTTAATTCAGTTGCACAAGCTCCTGCTCCTCAATCATCAATTCCGACTGCCTCCGGGGGCAATGTACCTGAATCTAAAGTTTCCCAGGCCGGAGGTATCATATCAATTAAAATTCTGCACTAGCATGAACTATATCActattcttattttcatttgtgAACCAGCCTTTGCTGGGGCTGCTAAATTGGGATAGgattttcatatttgattttagAATGTGAAGGGAGACTGAAATAGACGGATGTTTGAGGTTTTCTTCATATTATGGGCTATTGCATCTACTTGCATTATCATATATGGCTGTTTATCCATTGGCTTCGTTTCTTATTGTTTACAGTCTTATTAATAGTGTTGTTCCATCTAATTTTTTTACTTCTGATTCTTGCAGCTGAGGGGCACTCCATTTATGTCCGCAATTTGCCTCTGAATGTTACTATTGCTCAACTTGAGGTTGAATTTAAGAGATTTGGACCCATTAAGCAAGGAGTTGTACAAGTTAGAAGTAATAGGGTTGGTTCAGAAAGCATATTGTACACATCGCCGTCCTCTTTGTTTACTTagttttatagatatttaatacaGTATCTGTGGATTTTCCTTTCTACAGCAACAAGGATTCTGCTTTGGGTTTGTtgaatttgaagatttgagctcCATGAACAGAGCGATACAGGTTTGTTCCCTCAAGTCTTTTTAAAATGGTCCATCTTCGTGTGAAGTTAAAATCTGTCCAGCATCCAGATGTTGTGTTATGATTCGTTGCCTTGTTAGCTGTTGAAAGATGCATTATGGAAAACAACTTTATAAGAGATTAAAGGGACCTATAATCTGCAACCCTGAAGCTGTTTGAGATGACTTACGAACTAcaaacacacacatacatattttTAAGCTCATTAAAGTCTCAGTTAAAATCAACCGAAGTTTTGTCTGATGGATTTTATAGTACATAGACTAGATCTATAATGTGGGGATAttccttcttttttattttcctcCCTTTTTCTTTCGAAGTTATCATGATGCTTCATGTTACTAGGTCTTTTTCACCTCTTTTTTTGTTTCTTGTACTTCAAACATGCTTTATTATGCTTCATAGGACTAggtttttttcatatttttttgtttgttggACTTCAAAAAATGCTTTATTATGGCTACTATTACATTGTTTGGTTCCATGATTTAACTATACCAAATCTTTTATTCAGGCATCACCTGTTACCATTGGAGGCCATCAAGCTGATGTTGAGATAAAGAGAACCACAACTAGAGGTCAGATAAAAGACTCTATTATCCTTAAAAGCAGACAGATATCGACTTCAACATCATGGAGTAGGGTTTGAAATCCTGAAAATTCCCGTATTTATAGATTTCTGTCAGTTTCGACATGCGGCCACCACATACGGTCCGTATGTTGGACATACGGTCGTATATTGGTCGAATGTCAACTCTCAAGCCTATGATGGTGCATATGTGGTTAATATACGGCCGATATACGGTTAATATATGGCTTGTATAATAAATATACTGCCCGTATGTTGAATGTATAGCCTCCGCATGTCAAATTCAGAGACTTGAATTTTTCAAACACTTTTGGTCTCAGCAGACGTACAAATTAAGTCATTAAATGGTTCTTTGTTTATATCGTCAAACtctgatttgttgtttgaaccaCAACTTCATCACAAAAATGAGACATCTAGTTTTTCAATGTCCTATTGCAGTTGGTAGTGGGAGAGGCCGTTTCCCTTCTGGTAGAGGGGGATACCGAAATGACAATTTCAGGGGCCGTGGAAACTTTAGTGGAGGTAGAGGCTATGGTAGAAATGACTTTGTTGGAGAACGTGAATTTCCAGGTCGTGGAAGGAGTCAGGGAGGACGAAGTGGTGAAGGTTACCAACAAGGAAGAGGGAGAGGTGGTCGGAGAGGTGGCCTAAATCACAATCCTGCTTCAGCATAGTTTGGGTGGAGAAATTTTGGTGGCAAAATTTGACCTATTTTTTTGTTAGCCAGTTTACTTGTGAGTCGAGAATATTTTTCTAACAGATTTTTTGTGTAGGTGACGTTATGTTTCACAGGGTAGAAAATTGTAACTTGCACAACTTTAGTCCTTAATGTTATTTCCAACTAACtatattgtttaaccaaaaaatagaatttcagtcaaacctaaaatttagaagaacacgagttactgataatcaaaaaaaTATGCAAAGGAAAGTAATTTGAAGTAATTAGAGTGTAATCAAGAgaaaaaacaagtaaatcaaagTATATTCCGATGATATCTCTTGTCCCTGCAATTGATcagatacctcccttttataggtatcCTGAAGATTTGCGTTttccccaaatcataatgaggctattatgaataattaaagacatcgaatgctacgttacataatcattataatcaatacaaattctctaacgtatccagTATTTAATGTCTGCCAAATTCTGTATCTGCGCTCTTTACTATGGTCAGATCCATTCCCTTTGATTCTTGAATATAAATGACTTAAACACGTACGGCCACTCGTGCCTCTTCCTTTGTCCTTGCTCGTTTCTATTGCTGCTCGTGCCTCTTGATTAAttgtaattctttgactatttgaccagtccacgtgtcttgACACGTCATCTTTATATAAATGTAATTTTTACCAATACAGATAGTTCCCCCACTTTCCATGTATTCAtcgttgaatatttgggaagtggatttcattaaaacgagaatttttgtcaccattaatgctatgacaaaattgacgcttcaattgtcacttccatttaatactCCGTACACGTATCAATTTTTCATTGGTTCTACAGTTTTTGCAGCCTCTTTCAAGGTTTTTACGGTTCCACTATTTACGAAGTGCTAGTTATCATAATTGTGATCCTTCCTTCACTGCAATTTTACCTTTGGCGGTCGATTATCAATATAAGTATAACTTCTTCCCTTGTCTTTTACCTTATAAAGTTTTACTGAACACTTAATTTCTCCATTCTATGTTTACTTCTTCTTTACATCATTCCTCTTCGCTATGTCTTCACCAAACCCTCACTCTCGAGAAGTCTCCATTGTTGATTCTTTCCCCAATGCCCCTGTTAGGCATAGAATGGGAGGTAGGCTTCGTAGCTTAGGATCTACTCGAGGTGGTTCGTCTATGCCTTCTTCTAGTTCTGGTCCCTCTTCTAGAATCAGATGTTCCCTTTCTCACAAATCTTCTTCTAGGAGTAAAGAACCTTCTGAACCATTACGCGAACCTTTAGTAGAAGAGATAGTCCCTACAGAAATATCTTTTTACAACGATagggaatctcttagaaaccaGACTGCCGCTTTAGATCGTGTCGATACttacccccactcaaattacaAAAGTTTTGACTCCTGTGGTTCGTAAGGACTGTCATTGGAGTAACGATTTTTCCATTAATATCCCTAATCCGAATCAGAGGATAACTTCTTATTTAACtgggttttcttttatttacacaTACCTTTTTACTTTAGGGTTCAGACCAGCGATTGACCCAGTCATTCTCGAATTTTGCCGTTTCTTCAACATCTGTTTGGGCCAAATTGGTCTAATCATATGGAGGGTTGCTGCCTGTTTAAGGCATTTAGCCACTAAAGCCGAAGTTCCTTTTACTTTTCCCCACTTGATTCATCTTTACTCACCTAGGCTTTTTCGcaatggtgtttttacactagtagccaggagtaagagggttttggtGAGTCCCGAAGATGACAAAGACCACGGCTGGTATGCCCGATTTattgctgcccccactgttggtttagtcaGTGAGGATaatgttcccttccctgagaagtgaaattttgcacgtaagtcttttaaccttctcgtacctttttccttcaagtttgtcaacttctataattttgcttttgttgttttttttagcTACCATGGGAGTTGTGGGGGATGTTCCcaacttccgtggttgggtagataaattACTGAAGATCACACCGATGGACGGTAGGTCTTGGAAAGCACTTTCTAACCGTTTTGGTTTGAAGGTA
Proteins encoded in this region:
- the LOC142175431 gene encoding nuclear transport factor 2-like, which codes for MPVKIYVPANSRLVPSKGAKQPVNSVAQAPAPQSSIPTASGGNVPESKVSQAGAEGHSIYVRNLPLNVTIAQLEVEFKRFGPIKQGVVQVRSNRQQGFCFGFVEFEDLSSMNRAIQASPVTIGGHQADVEIKRTTTRGQIKDSIILKSRQISTSTSWSRV